From Mannheimia pernigra, one genomic window encodes:
- a CDS encoding FGGY-family carbohydrate kinase, which yields MDSKMNYTLGIDCGGTFIKAALFDNQGNIQALHRENVSVISETAGYAERDMLQLWTVCAEVVRLTIEKSGVNPGDIKGVGISAQGKGAFFLDKQNKPLGRAILSSDQRSLEIVKQWQADGVPQQLYPLTRQTLWTGHPVSILKWVQKNEPERYAQVGSVLMSHDYLRFCLTGELHCEETNISESNLYNMAKGEYDQSLADLLGMPDVLEKLPPVIKPNKVAGYVTYDAAKLTGLAVGTPVVGGLFDVVSTACCADLDDETKLNVVLGTWSVVSGITDNIDLSQALPFVYGRYAEPDKFIVHEASPTSAGNLEWFVKQWSHLSYQEINEGIAALPAAQSSVLFVPFLYGSNAGLGMQASFYGMQSYHTQMHLLQSIYEGVLFSLMTHLNRMFIRFPKTKVLRVTGGPVKSKVWMQMLADLTGMRLEVPQVEETGCLGAALMAMQGVGLDLNQKPVLNAEMQVFEPNKENYTAYQTKYQRYQKLTDALKAMI from the coding sequence CGGTTATTAGCGAAACAGCAGGTTATGCGGAAAGAGATATGCTGCAGTTATGGACTGTTTGTGCTGAGGTGGTGCGTTTAACAATTGAAAAAAGTGGTGTAAATCCAGGTGATATCAAAGGCGTTGGGATTTCTGCACAAGGTAAAGGTGCATTTTTCTTAGATAAACAAAATAAGCCATTAGGGCGAGCAATTTTATCTTCTGACCAACGCTCGCTTGAAATTGTAAAACAGTGGCAAGCAGATGGTGTGCCACAACAACTTTATCCGCTGACTCGTCAGACATTATGGACAGGTCATCCCGTTTCTATTTTGAAATGGGTGCAGAAAAATGAGCCAGAGCGTTACGCACAAGTCGGTTCAGTATTGATGTCGCACGACTATTTGCGTTTTTGTTTAACAGGAGAGTTGCATTGTGAGGAGACGAATATCTCTGAAAGCAATCTCTATAATATGGCAAAAGGTGAATACGATCAAAGTTTAGCTGATTTATTGGGTATGCCTGATGTATTGGAAAAATTGCCACCAGTGATTAAGCCAAATAAGGTTGCAGGTTATGTCACTTATGACGCTGCAAAATTAACGGGTTTAGCTGTAGGGACACCTGTCGTTGGCGGCTTGTTCGATGTGGTCTCAACCGCTTGTTGTGCGGATTTAGATGATGAAACCAAGCTTAATGTTGTATTAGGTACTTGGTCAGTAGTCAGCGGGATTACTGATAATATTGATTTAAGCCAAGCACTGCCGTTTGTGTATGGACGTTATGCCGAACCAGATAAATTTATTGTACACGAGGCGAGCCCAACTTCCGCAGGGAATCTGGAATGGTTTGTGAAGCAGTGGAGCCATTTAAGTTATCAGGAAATCAATGAAGGAATTGCTGCGTTACCTGCTGCACAAAGCTCAGTATTATTTGTGCCATTCTTGTATGGTTCAAATGCAGGTTTAGGTATGCAAGCAAGTTTCTACGGAATGCAGTCTTATCATACGCAGATGCACTTATTACAATCGATTTATGAAGGGGTGCTATTTAGCTTAATGACGCATTTAAACCGTATGTTTATCCGCTTTCCAAAAACCAAAGTATTGCGTGTTACAGGTGGACCAGTTAAATCAAAAGTATGGATGCAGATGCTAGCCGATTTAACAGGAATGAGACTTGAAGTGCCACAAGTAGAAGAAACAGGCTGTTTAGGTGCAGCATTAATGGCAATGCAAGGTGTTGGTTTAGATCTTAACCAAAAGCCAGTATTGAACGCAGAAATGCAAGTATTTGAACCAAATAAAGAAAATTATACCGCTTATCAGACGAAATATCAGCGTTATCAAAAATTAACTGATGCACTTAAAGCGATGATTTAA
- the glpQ gene encoding glycerophosphodiester phosphodiesterase — protein sequence MKFKFKTFVAALALSAATFGAYAQQSDKLVIAHRGASGYLPEHTLESKALAFGQQADYLEQDLAMTKDNHIIVIHDHFLDGLTDVAKKFPARKREDGRYYVADFTLAEIRTLEMTENFKTEEDKQVQVYPNRFPLWQSSFKIHTFEEEIEFIQGLEKSTGKQIGIYPEIKAPWLHHKEGKDIALETLKVLKKYGYDKKSSPVYLQTFDFNELKRIKTELLPQLGMELKLVQLIAYTDWKETEEQDKDGKWINYDYDWMFKEGAMAEVAKYADGVGPGWYMLIDDKNSKVGDIKYTPLVEELAKYKLEVHPYTVRKDALAPFFVDVDQMYDALLNKAGATGVFTDFPDTAVEFLKKQK from the coding sequence ATGAAATTTAAATTCAAAACGTTTGTAGCTGCATTGGCACTTTCTGCTGCAACATTCGGTGCATACGCACAGCAATCAGATAAGTTAGTTATTGCTCATCGTGGTGCGAGTGGTTATTTGCCAGAGCATACGTTAGAGTCAAAAGCTTTAGCCTTTGGGCAACAAGCGGATTATTTAGAGCAAGATCTTGCAATGACTAAAGATAACCACATTATCGTGATTCACGATCATTTCTTAGACGGATTAACGGATGTTGCAAAAAAATTCCCAGCTCGTAAACGTGAAGATGGGCGTTATTATGTGGCTGATTTCACCTTAGCAGAAATCCGTACTCTTGAGATGACAGAAAACTTTAAAACTGAAGAAGATAAACAAGTTCAAGTTTATCCAAATCGCTTCCCTCTCTGGCAATCTAGTTTCAAAATTCATACTTTTGAAGAAGAAATTGAATTTATTCAAGGCTTAGAAAAATCAACGGGTAAACAAATTGGTATCTACCCTGAAATTAAAGCACCGTGGTTACATCATAAAGAAGGGAAAGATATTGCTTTAGAAACCTTAAAAGTGTTGAAAAAATATGGCTATGATAAAAAATCATCGCCAGTTTATTTACAAACTTTTGATTTTAATGAGCTAAAACGCATTAAAACCGAATTACTTCCCCAGTTAGGAATGGAGTTAAAATTAGTTCAATTAATTGCTTATACTGATTGGAAAGAGACTGAAGAACAAGACAAAGACGGTAAGTGGATTAATTACGACTACGATTGGATGTTTAAAGAAGGTGCAATGGCGGAAGTGGCAAAATATGCTGACGGTGTTGGGCCAGGCTGGTATATGTTGATTGACGATAAGAATTCAAAAGTAGGCGATATTAAATATACGCCACTGGTAGAAGAACTTGCCAAATATAAACTGGAAGTACACCCTTACACGGTACGTAAAGACGCACTAGCTCCATTTTTTGTCGATGTGGATCAAATGTATGACGCACTATTAAATAAAGCCGGTGCAACAGGTGTATTTACCGATTTCCCTGATACAGCCGTTGAGTTTTTGAAAAAACAAAAATAA
- the glpT gene encoding glycerol-3-phosphate transporter, with translation MFGPFKPAPHIAELPADKVDARYKFLRWQVFAGIFFGYAAYYFVRANFDLAQKGLIEAGMYTKTDLGVIGTAAGLAYGLSKFVMAGMSDRSNPKVFLPTGLLLSGLCMTLMGLMPWATSSILVMWVMIFLNGWFQGMGWPPCGRTMVHWWSKSERGTIVSIWNTAHNLGGMVPGAMVLLASALYFSEFGVEAKAKDVWQQALYFPGIAAMVAAIPIYLIMKDTPQSCGLPPVEKWRNDYPEDYNEKTYEHDLTTKEIFVKYVFKNKLLWYIAIANVFVYLIRYGVLKWSPVYLGEVKHFNIKGTAWAYTIYELAAIPGTLLCGWISDKVFKGKRGLTGFIFMILTTAAVVALWLNPATPESEVAQYAGHAWYENPYQLMDFVWMTTIGFLIYGPVMLIGLHALELAPKKAAGTAAGFTGLFGYLGGTVAASAVVGWAADKFGWDGGFYVMIAGGVLAVILTFIVMIEEGKHKAKLGDHYGK, from the coding sequence ATGTTTGGTCCATTTAAACCCGCTCCTCATATTGCGGAGCTCCCAGCGGACAAAGTTGATGCAAGATATAAATTCTTGCGTTGGCAGGTGTTTGCAGGAATTTTCTTCGGCTACGCCGCTTATTATTTCGTTCGTGCTAACTTCGATTTAGCTCAAAAAGGTTTGATTGAAGCAGGAATGTACACTAAAACCGATCTTGGTGTCATTGGTACCGCTGCAGGTCTTGCTTATGGTTTATCAAAATTCGTGATGGCAGGGATGTCAGACCGTTCAAATCCGAAGGTGTTTTTACCAACGGGTTTGCTACTTTCTGGCTTATGTATGACTTTAATGGGGTTAATGCCTTGGGCAACATCAAGTATTCTCGTTATGTGGGTGATGATCTTCTTAAACGGTTGGTTCCAAGGTATGGGTTGGCCACCGTGTGGTCGTACGATGGTTCACTGGTGGTCTAAATCTGAACGTGGAACAATAGTTTCAATTTGGAATACGGCTCACAATTTAGGGGGGATGGTGCCAGGCGCAATGGTATTGCTAGCGAGTGCATTGTACTTTAGTGAGTTTGGTGTTGAGGCAAAAGCTAAAGATGTTTGGCAACAAGCACTTTACTTCCCAGGTATTGCGGCAATGGTTGCAGCTATTCCAATCTACTTAATTATGAAAGATACGCCACAATCTTGTGGTTTACCGCCAGTAGAAAAATGGCGTAACGATTATCCAGAAGACTATAATGAAAAAACCTATGAACACGATTTAACAACCAAAGAAATCTTTGTGAAATATGTGTTTAAAAACAAATTGTTATGGTATATCGCAATTGCTAACGTATTTGTTTATTTAATTCGCTATGGCGTATTAAAATGGTCTCCAGTTTACTTAGGTGAAGTAAAACACTTTAACATTAAAGGTACGGCATGGGCATATACCATTTATGAGCTAGCTGCGATTCCAGGTACGTTATTATGTGGTTGGATATCAGACAAAGTATTTAAAGGCAAACGTGGTTTAACGGGCTTCATTTTTATGATTTTAACGACAGCAGCTGTTGTCGCATTATGGCTCAATCCAGCAACACCAGAGTCTGAAGTGGCACAATATGCTGGCCACGCTTGGTATGAAAATCCATATCAGCTAATGGACTTCGTTTGGATGACCACTATTGGCTTCTTAATTTATGGTCCAGTAATGTTAATTGGTTTACACGCACTTGAGCTTGCACCGAAAAAAGCAGCAGGTACAGCAGCAGGCTTCACCGGTTTATTTGGTTACTTAGGTGGTACTGTTGCAGCTTCAGCGGTTGTAGGTTGGGCAGCGGATAAATTTGGCTGGGACGGCGGTTTCTATGTGATGATCGCAGGTGGTGTTTTAGCCGTTATCTTAACATTCATCGTAATGATTGAAGAAGGCAAACACAAAGCGAAATTAGGCGATCACTACGGTAAATAA
- a CDS encoding phage holin family protein: MLDNIKSGFKNSLVTLLEIIQVRGEMARLEINEQKNQLVSVLVLALLIFIFLLVSFISLLFALDNYLLPEYKVVVFFAISGISLLLVLLFVWGILASLKKQANFMKSTLGELKLDIAAFKNALTFKDNFNEHNGE, translated from the coding sequence ATGTTAGATAATATTAAATCTGGATTTAAAAATAGCCTTGTCACTTTGTTGGAAATTATTCAAGTTCGTGGAGAGATGGCAAGATTAGAAATTAATGAGCAAAAAAATCAATTAGTTTCTGTTTTGGTTTTAGCGTTGTTAATTTTTATATTTTTATTGGTGTCATTTATTAGCTTATTATTTGCCTTAGATAATTATTTATTACCTGAGTATAAAGTTGTTGTATTCTTTGCTATTTCAGGCATAAGTTTATTATTAGTCTTGTTATTTGTATGGGGAATTCTAGCCTCATTGAAAAAACAAGCTAATTTTATGAAAAGTACGTTAGGCGAGCTAAAATTAGATATTGCTGCTTTCAAAAATGCATTAACCTTTAAAGATAATTTTAATGAGCATAATGGGGAATGA
- a CDS encoding DeoR/GlpR family DNA-binding transcription regulator: MSKRNTQQRRHLIVQMVQSQQEVSVDELAERFETSEVTIRKDLTALEESGFLLRKYGGAVKVPSEMMEEEFIEKLSIQKKMIAQAAHNCIRDHHRIIIDSGSTTGALVKVLDQIGLVVMTNSLNLASELISLECEPTVLMTGGTWDSRSESFQGKVAEQVLRSYDFDQLFIGADGLDLARGTTTFNELVGLSQVMAEVSREVVVLIESQKIGRKMPNIELGWEKITKIITDNQLSFETKEQIEKIGVEVVIAE, translated from the coding sequence ATGTCAAAGCGTAATACACAACAACGTCGCCATTTAATTGTGCAGATGGTGCAATCGCAACAGGAAGTAAGTGTTGATGAACTCGCCGAAAGGTTTGAAACCTCTGAGGTAACCATTAGAAAAGATTTAACCGCTTTAGAAGAAAGTGGTTTTTTATTGCGAAAATATGGCGGTGCGGTAAAAGTTCCGTCGGAGATGATGGAAGAAGAATTTATTGAGAAACTTTCGATTCAAAAGAAAATGATTGCTCAAGCAGCTCATAATTGTATTCGAGATCATCACCGTATCATTATTGATAGCGGCAGTACTACAGGTGCGTTGGTTAAAGTCTTAGACCAAATAGGCTTGGTTGTGATGACTAACTCGTTAAATTTAGCGTCGGAATTAATTTCTCTTGAGTGTGAACCCACGGTATTAATGACAGGTGGTACTTGGGATAGCCGTTCAGAATCTTTTCAAGGAAAAGTGGCTGAACAAGTGCTACGTTCGTATGATTTTGACCAACTTTTCATTGGTGCGGATGGTTTGGACTTAGCTCGTGGCACAACCACTTTCAATGAATTGGTTGGTTTGAGCCAGGTGATGGCGGAAGTCAGCCGAGAAGTGGTTGTGTTGATTGAGTCACAAAAAATTGGGCGAAAAATGCCTAATATTGAATTGGGATGGGAAAAGATCACGAAAATCATTACCGATAACCAGTTAAGTTTTGAGACGAAAGAACAAATCGAAAAAATAGGGGTTGAAGTGGTGATTGCTGAGTAA
- the glmS gene encoding glutamine--fructose-6-phosphate transaminase (isomerizing) yields the protein MCGIVGAVAQRNVAEILVDGLHRLEYRGYDSAGVAVLNTDEKKMQIVRRVGKVKALDDALEAQPLLGGTGIAHTRWATHGEPSETNAHPHRSGKIAVVHNGIIENYEELKVLLQQRGYVFQSQTDTEVIAHLVEWELRSVSSLLEAVQKTVIQLRGAYGTVVLNEAEPEHLIVARSGSPLVIGYGVGENFLASDPLALLSVTRRFAYLEEGDVAEITRRSVEIYDRQGNKVEREIHEGHFEADAADKGQYRHYMQKEIFEQPVAIMNTLDGRIKDGKVDLSAIAPNATEILSKVQHVQIVACGTSYNAGMVARYWFESLAGVSCDVEIASEFRYRKFVTRPNSLLITLSQSGETADTLAALRLAKESGYMAAMTVCNVASSSLVRESDLAFLTKAGVEIGVASTKAFTTQLTCLLLLNVAIGRLQGNMSEEQEHHIVQSLQRLPAQIESALVFDKQIEKLSEDFADKHHTLFLGRGEYYPIAMESALKLKEISYIHAEAYAAGELKHGPLALIDSDMPVVVVVPENDLLEKVKSNIEEVRARGGQLYVFADHDAGFEEAEGFKTIVLPKVDEVTAPIFYTVPLQLLSYHIALIKGTDVDQPRNLAKAVTVE from the coding sequence ATGTGTGGAATTGTAGGTGCAGTAGCACAACGTAATGTGGCTGAAATCTTAGTTGATGGTTTACACCGCTTAGAATACCGTGGCTATGATTCAGCTGGTGTGGCAGTATTAAATACCGATGAGAAAAAAATGCAGATCGTTCGCCGTGTCGGTAAAGTGAAAGCATTAGATGATGCATTAGAAGCACAGCCATTATTAGGTGGCACAGGTATCGCTCACACTCGTTGGGCAACGCACGGTGAGCCGTCGGAAACGAATGCTCATCCACATCGTAGTGGTAAAATTGCGGTAGTGCATAACGGTATTATCGAAAATTACGAAGAGTTAAAAGTGCTGTTACAACAGCGTGGTTATGTATTTCAATCTCAAACCGATACTGAAGTTATCGCTCACTTGGTGGAATGGGAGCTACGTTCTGTCTCGTCATTATTAGAAGCAGTGCAAAAAACCGTTATACAATTACGTGGTGCATACGGTACGGTTGTATTAAATGAAGCAGAGCCAGAGCATTTAATTGTGGCTCGTTCAGGTAGTCCACTTGTGATCGGTTATGGTGTAGGTGAAAACTTTTTAGCATCAGATCCATTGGCATTATTAAGCGTAACTCGTCGTTTTGCTTATTTGGAAGAGGGTGATGTAGCAGAAATTACCCGCCGTTCTGTTGAGATTTATGACCGTCAAGGCAACAAAGTAGAACGTGAAATTCACGAAGGTCACTTTGAAGCCGATGCTGCGGATAAAGGTCAATATCGCCACTATATGCAAAAAGAGATTTTTGAACAACCGGTGGCGATTATGAACACCCTAGACGGCCGTATTAAAGACGGTAAAGTGGATCTTTCAGCGATTGCTCCAAATGCCACTGAGATTCTCTCTAAAGTGCAACATGTTCAAATTGTGGCTTGCGGTACTTCATACAATGCTGGTATGGTGGCTCGTTATTGGTTTGAATCTTTAGCTGGCGTAAGCTGTGATGTGGAAATTGCCTCAGAATTCCGCTACCGTAAATTTGTCACACGCCCGAACAGCTTATTAATCACGCTTTCTCAGTCAGGCGAAACGGCGGATACTTTAGCCGCACTTCGTTTAGCTAAAGAGTCTGGTTATATGGCGGCAATGACGGTGTGTAACGTGGCAAGTTCATCTTTAGTGCGTGAATCTGATCTAGCGTTCTTAACCAAAGCTGGTGTGGAAATTGGAGTAGCATCAACGAAAGCCTTTACCACACAATTAACCTGTTTATTATTATTAAATGTGGCAATCGGTCGTTTACAAGGCAATATGAGCGAAGAACAAGAACATCACATTGTGCAATCTTTGCAACGCTTACCAGCTCAAATTGAAAGTGCGTTAGTGTTCGATAAACAAATCGAAAAATTATCGGAAGATTTTGCTGATAAACACCACACTTTATTCTTAGGACGTGGCGAATATTATCCAATCGCAATGGAATCAGCATTGAAATTAAAAGAGATTTCATACATTCATGCTGAAGCCTACGCAGCAGGTGAATTAAAACATGGTCCGTTAGCGTTAATTGACAGCGATATGCCTGTTGTGGTGGTTGTACCGGAAAATGATTTACTTGAAAAAGTGAAATCAAACATCGAAGAAGTGCGTGCCCGTGGTGGTCAATTATATGTATTTGCCGATCACGATGCCGGTTTTGAAGAAGCAGAAGGTTTCAAAACTATCGTATTACCAAAAGTAGATGAAGTAACCGCACCGATTTTCTATACCGTGCCGTTACAACTGCTTTCATATCACATCGCTTTAATTAAAGGCACAGATGTGGATCAACCTCGTAACTTAGCGAAAGCGGTAACCGTAGAGTAA
- a CDS encoding glycerol-3-phosphate dehydrogenase/oxidase, giving the protein MQRHEQVAQVQKTQKWDFIIIGGGASGLGVAIDAASRGYKTLLLESHDFAKGTSSRSTKLVHGGVRYLANGDVALVKEALRERGRLAKNAAHLFKNQSFIIPNYTLKDCLMYRVGLGLYDMLSGNLSLGKTQNIDKAEAKRRLPTLNSLGLRAATVYQDGQFDDARLAVNMAQTVVEQGGTVLNHAKVTSLHKTTQGKIDGVTFYDELNQQEHLVFGTAVINATGVFMNDILSMDHGSPKKFVVPSQGIHLVLDKSFLPSNDALMIPKTSDGRVLFAVPWHEVLVVGTTDTLIEQPSYEPIPLEQEVNFILATAGQYLTKKPTRDDVKAVFAGQRPLAAPEKAGQSTKEVSRSHKVLTDPTSGLITITGGKWTTYRQMAEDTVEEALKAHPQLGNKPCRTVDLSIHGNIPAELVNLQDHLYVYGADIPELRGLMTAYPEYAEKIHPRLDYTIAEVIWAVRHEMAQTVEDVLARRVRLLFTDARAAIDSAVKVAAIMAKEMGKDDIWQQQQVAQFLDVAKHYLLVEYQPQLIS; this is encoded by the coding sequence ATGCAAAGACATGAACAAGTCGCTCAAGTGCAAAAAACACAAAAATGGGATTTTATCATTATCGGCGGCGGTGCTAGCGGTTTAGGCGTTGCGATAGATGCAGCCTCTCGAGGTTACAAAACCTTATTATTAGAAAGCCACGACTTCGCTAAAGGCACATCAAGTCGCAGTACTAAATTAGTACATGGTGGTGTTCGCTATTTAGCAAATGGCGATGTTGCCTTAGTAAAAGAAGCATTGCGTGAGCGTGGTCGTTTAGCTAAAAATGCAGCTCATCTATTTAAAAATCAAAGCTTTATTATTCCAAATTATACACTTAAAGATTGTTTAATGTACCGCGTAGGTTTGGGCTTATACGATATGCTTTCAGGTAATTTAAGTTTAGGTAAAACTCAAAATATTGATAAAGCAGAGGCCAAAAGACGTTTACCAACATTAAACAGTTTGGGTTTACGTGCGGCCACTGTGTATCAAGATGGGCAATTTGATGATGCTCGTTTAGCAGTCAATATGGCACAAACAGTCGTAGAACAAGGCGGAACCGTACTTAATCACGCTAAAGTAACTTCCCTACATAAAACCACACAGGGAAAAATTGATGGTGTTACTTTTTATGATGAGTTAAACCAGCAAGAACATCTTGTATTCGGTACTGCGGTAATTAACGCAACTGGCGTATTTATGAATGATATCCTAAGTATGGATCACGGTAGTCCAAAAAAATTCGTTGTGCCAAGCCAAGGAATTCACTTAGTGCTAGATAAATCATTCTTACCAAGTAATGATGCGTTGATGATTCCAAAAACCTCAGATGGTCGAGTGCTATTTGCTGTACCTTGGCACGAAGTGTTAGTTGTCGGTACAACCGATACCTTAATTGAACAGCCATCTTACGAGCCAATTCCACTTGAGCAAGAAGTAAACTTTATTTTAGCAACGGCAGGGCAATATCTGACGAAAAAACCAACTCGTGATGATGTAAAAGCCGTGTTTGCAGGGCAACGTCCGCTTGCTGCACCTGAAAAAGCAGGTCAAAGCACGAAAGAAGTTTCTCGTAGCCACAAAGTATTAACCGACCCAACCAGTGGTTTAATTACGATTACAGGTGGCAAATGGACAACCTATCGTCAAATGGCGGAAGATACCGTGGAAGAAGCGTTAAAAGCCCACCCACAATTGGGCAATAAGCCCTGCAGAACGGTAGATTTATCTATTCACGGCAACATTCCTGCCGAGCTGGTGAATTTACAAGATCATCTCTATGTTTACGGTGCTGACATTCCAGAACTACGTGGATTAATGACCGCTTACCCTGAATATGCAGAAAAAATTCACCCGAGACTTGACTACACGATTGCAGAAGTAATTTGGGCAGTTCGACACGAAATGGCACAAACGGTGGAAGATGTATTAGCTCGCCGAGTTCGATTACTTTTCACCGATGCAAGAGCTGCAATTGACAGTGCTGTAAAAGTTGCCGCTATTATGGCAAAAGAAATGGGTAAAGATGATATTTGGCAGCAACAGCAAGTGGCACAATTTCTTGATGTAGCTAAACATTATTTACTTGTTGAATATCAACCACAATTAATCTCTTAA
- a CDS encoding DUF883 family protein, giving the protein MAKNLLDSKREELTNEIRDILKNAEELFNGTADSSTEEYKKLKHRLAEQFDDVKYRFASLKDDTIDSAKAVAKQTDTLVQDNPYKAITVAGVVGLLLGVLVTRR; this is encoded by the coding sequence ATGGCTAAGAATTTATTAGACTCAAAACGTGAAGAATTAACGAATGAAATTCGTGACATTTTAAAAAATGCAGAAGAATTATTTAATGGCACTGCAGATTCATCTACAGAAGAATATAAAAAATTAAAACATAGATTAGCAGAACAATTTGATGATGTTAAATATCGTTTTGCATCATTAAAAGATGATACTATTGATAGTGCTAAAGCAGTTGCAAAACAAACAGACACCTTAGTTCAAGATAACCCATATAAAGCAATTACTGTTGCTGGTGTGGTAGGTTTATTATTAGGTGTTTTAGTTACTAGAAGATAA
- a CDS encoding amino acid ABC transporter ATP-binding protein: MPLLSIQNLHKKYGETVAINNLSLDLHKGEVVVLLGPSGCGKSTLLRCINGLEDKQGGTISMQGVGEFGKDLSCEQSRQKVGMVFQSYELFAHLNVIENILLGPLKAQKRSREEVEAQADLLLKRVGLFDRKTAFPRELYGGQKQRIAIVRALCMNPEVILLDEITAALAPEMVREVLDVVLELAGEGISMLIVTHEMGFAEKVADRIVFMDKGEIIEQAPPQIFFNAPKTERAKQFLHGLDY, encoded by the coding sequence ATGCCTTTACTTTCTATTCAAAACTTGCATAAAAAATATGGCGAGACTGTCGCAATTAATAATCTGAGTTTAGATTTGCATAAAGGCGAAGTTGTTGTGCTGCTTGGGCCTTCTGGCTGTGGTAAGAGTACCTTGCTTCGCTGTATTAATGGCTTGGAAGATAAACAAGGAGGTACAATTTCAATGCAAGGTGTTGGCGAATTTGGCAAAGATTTGAGTTGTGAGCAATCTCGGCAAAAAGTGGGAATGGTATTCCAAAGCTATGAATTATTCGCCCATTTAAACGTTATTGAAAATATTTTACTTGGCCCATTAAAGGCTCAAAAACGCAGTCGGGAAGAAGTGGAAGCTCAGGCAGATTTACTCTTAAAACGAGTTGGTTTATTTGATAGAAAAACCGCTTTTCCACGAGAACTGTATGGCGGGCAGAAACAACGGATCGCCATCGTACGAGCGTTGTGTATGAACCCTGAAGTTATTTTGCTAGATGAAATTACAGCAGCACTTGCCCCTGAAATGGTACGAGAAGTGTTAGATGTGGTACTTGAATTGGCAGGTGAGGGAATTTCAATGCTCATTGTTACTCACGAGATGGGCTTTGCAGAGAAGGTTGCCGATCGCATCGTCTTTATGGATAAAGGAGAGATCATTGAACAAGCTCCTCCACAGATCTTTTTTAACGCTCCCAAAACCGAACGAGCTAAACAGTTCTTACACGGTTTAGATTATTAA